CGGTGATGGTTTCCACTACCGGACACCGGCTGCTCTTGCCGGAAGCGGAACGGGCCATGCGCGAGTTGATGATGCCGGCAGCCGACTTCGTCACTCCTAACCCGGATGAAGCGTCGGTCCTGTGGGGGGCTAGCATCCGTAAGGAAGCGGATCTGCACCAGGCGGCCCGGGCTATACGGGATATGGGAGCACGGTTCGTGATCATTACCGGGGTAAAGCGAGGGGAACGTTGTCTAGACCTGGCCTTCGACGGGCGGGAGTTTCGAGAACTGGAGGGTCCTTATATTCCTACTCCTAACACGCACGGGACCGGGTGCACTTATTCGGCAGCCCTGGCCTCGTTTCTGGCCTACGGGATGGAACCTTGGGAAGCGGCCCAGGCGGCCAAGGATTTTGTAACTACCGGGCTCCGCTATTCATACAGTCCGGGAAAAGGATCCGGGCCAGTCAATCACTCGGCTTTGTACTATCCGGGGACAGTGGCCGACCGGGCGGTGGCTCGGCTGCGCAGCCTGGTTTTTGCGAACTGGAGAAAAAGGCCCGAGCCGGGACGCGAGCCAGTCTTAAATCTCATCATAGGGAGCCCTTGGTGTAGCGGGCAGGACTACGCAGAGCTGGCTGAAAAGGCCATACGGATGGGAACCCGAGTCATTCAACTGAGGGAAAAGGAAAAGGATAGCAGGGAGATGATAGAAGTAGGTCTACGGGTAGCCCGATCCTGCCGGGAACACGGTGCGATCTTCATCGTCAATGACCGGGCAGATGTGGCTGTTGCCGTGGGAGCTGACGGCGTGCACTTGGGGCAGACTGATATTCCGCCCGAGGTCGCCCGAGCCATGATGGGCCCGGGCAAAATCGTTGGGGTATCGGTGAGTACCGTTGAGGAAGCCAGGGCGGCGATAGCGGCAGGAGCTGATTACCTGGGGTTGGGGCCGGTATTCGCGACGGCCAGCAAGCAGGACGCGGCTCCTCCCTGTGGTCTGGAAACGGTGCGGCAAGTGGCTAGCTTTTCTCCGGTGCCGGTGATAGCCATCGGGGGAATCACGCCTGAAAACGCGCGCGAAGTTCTCAATGCCGGGGCAGCGGGAGTTGCTGTTATTTCGGCGGTCTGGGACAGCCCGGATCCCTGGGACCAGATGCGGAGGTTCATAGAGATGATGCGGATTTGAGACAATTGAGACGCAGACGGACGCAGGATTGGAGGAATTGGAGTGACGCAGTTAGAAAAGGGAAGACAGGGAAAGATAACCCAAGAGATAGAATCGGTAGCAAAGGCCGAGGGGATTCATCCTGAGGTACTGCGGCAGCGAGTGGCTGAAGGGTTGGCGGTTATACCGGCCAATCCTAACCACCGGGGCTTGGTGCCTTGTGGTATCGGACTGGGCCTGCGCACAAA
The sequence above is drawn from the Syntrophothermus lipocalidus DSM 12680 genome and encodes:
- the thiD gene encoding bifunctional hydroxymethylpyrimidine kinase/phosphomethylpyrimidine kinase produces the protein MGKEVEAMTPDEVHKVLTIAGSDSGGGAGIQADLKTFAALGVYGTSVITAVTAQNTLGVQGVGGIDPALVEQQMDSVFLDIKVEAAKTGMLYDEGIIRAVARKLGEHRVRNVVVDPVMVSTTGHRLLLPEAERAMRELMMPAADFVTPNPDEASVLWGASIRKEADLHQAARAIRDMGARFVIITGVKRGERCLDLAFDGREFRELEGPYIPTPNTHGTGCTYSAALASFLAYGMEPWEAAQAAKDFVTTGLRYSYSPGKGSGPVNHSALYYPGTVADRAVARLRSLVFANWRKRPEPGREPVLNLIIGSPWCSGQDYAELAEKAIRMGTRVIQLREKEKDSREMIEVGLRVARSCREHGAIFIVNDRADVAVAVGADGVHLGQTDIPPEVARAMMGPGKIVGVSVSTVEEARAAIAAGADYLGLGPVFATASKQDAAPPCGLETVRQVASFSPVPVIAIGGITPENAREVLNAGAAGVAVISAVWDSPDPWDQMRRFIEMMRI